A stretch of Aureispira sp. CCB-E DNA encodes these proteins:
- a CDS encoding ABC transporter ATP-binding protein, translated as MIRIEDIKKQFGDQKVLKGVSTVFEHGKTNLIIGKSGAGKTVMLKILVGLIQPTSGTVWYGDTNFTALTTKQRKAIRTEMGMLFQGSALFDSMTVEENVRFPLDMFTKLTKKEKQKKVDQTLERVELKGSNNKYPSEVSGGMQKRVGIARAIILDPKYLFCDEPNSGLDPTTSMKIDELIRNITKENKITTVINTHDMNSVMEIGDNINLLHLGELAWVGTRHEVMTSENELLQDFIFASPFLQRLRDAATNKNA; from the coding sequence ATGATTCGTATTGAAGATATTAAAAAGCAATTTGGTGACCAGAAGGTTTTGAAGGGAGTCTCTACTGTATTTGAGCATGGTAAAACCAATTTGATTATAGGTAAATCGGGTGCAGGAAAAACTGTTATGCTCAAAATTTTGGTGGGATTGATCCAGCCAACCTCTGGAACCGTTTGGTATGGAGATACTAATTTTACGGCACTAACAACCAAACAAAGAAAGGCAATTCGGACAGAAATGGGAATGCTTTTTCAAGGATCTGCTTTGTTTGACTCTATGACTGTAGAAGAAAACGTGCGCTTCCCATTGGATATGTTTACTAAGTTGACTAAAAAAGAAAAACAAAAAAAAGTAGATCAAACGCTTGAACGGGTAGAGTTAAAAGGAAGTAATAATAAATATCCTTCGGAGGTAAGTGGTGGAATGCAGAAGCGTGTTGGTATCGCCCGTGCAATTATATTAGACCCTAAGTATTTGTTCTGTGATGAACCTAACTCTGGTCTAGACCCTACAACCTCAATGAAAATAGATGAACTAATTCGCAATATTACCAAAGAAAACAAAATTACAACTGTGATCAATACACATGATATGAATTCGGTGATGGAAATAGGAGACAATATTAACCTACTGCATCTAGGAGAATTAGCATGGGTAGGAACTCGGCACGAAGTGATGACGAGCGAAAATGAATTATTGCAAGATTTTATATTTGCTTCGCCATTTTTACAGCGATTACGAGATGCTGCCACCAATAAGAATGCATAA